The proteins below come from a single Zea mays cultivar B73 chromosome 8, Zm-B73-REFERENCE-NAM-5.0, whole genome shotgun sequence genomic window:
- the LOC100277549 gene encoding putative RING zinc finger domain superfamily protein isoform X1 produces the protein MARNNEGHLQLPEMDHIQPKNTPHNEPLPLGQKLMLHHGSDAPLRIGHSSHENMRLRSNDLPPLSHTVQTQGYRVGNPGASHAPFVHCHAGSSSSHLPEPAVNYPHRSEEGFAPVGSHMDNRRAATKRKDPIVHPAGISATGYYVGSSSNTQLSNSVQPNPAPLSEPLLRQIPLSIDRSGWDGLHLIHQEGFQRNVRARQRHSHNISLEPRTASTYPLNSVHVPSFGSTTSASLSMSVERNQASVSVPTRNVPSGAPGITSRSLTRRAYYPVVGSSNSSVDVVPTICGSSGAAIFANGGYALNADAGTVSIYPNPAPATSSGSITMPMPMLHQMVIQSHPPATSAATSTSMWIAQPLPARTAAASRHARRVSAGLANNGRYRRARSSYYSLHPLMMVEAELVFYESRAAAADPHRDMRLDIDNMSYEDLLALGESMGNVNTGLADEKISKCVKEVVCCSSDQMQTDQDDQDDDGSCVICLEGYRDKDMLGILKCRHDFHAGCIKKWLQTKNSCPVCKAAAA, from the exons ATGGCTAGAAATAATGAGGGTCATCTCCAGCTGCCAGAGATGGATCATATTCAACCCAAGAACACCCCGCACAATGAACCACTGCCTCTAG GCCAGAAGCTTATGCTGCATCATGGAAGTGATGCACCCCTTAGAATTGGTCATTCAAGTCATGAGAATATGAGACTTAGATCAAATGATCTTCCACCTTTAAGTCACACTGTGCAAACTCAAGGTTATAGAGTTGGGAACCCAGGAGCCTCGCATGCTCCTTTTGTTCATTGTCATGCTGGAAGTTCCAGTAGTCATTTACCAGAACCTGCTGTGAATTATCCACATAGGTCGGAGGAAGGCTTTGCTCCAGTGGGTTCCCATATGGACAACAGAAGGGCTGCAACGAAGCGAAAAGATCCTATTGTGCACCCTGCTGGGATCAGTGCTACTGGTTATTATGTTGGAAGTTCTTCCAATACTCAGCTATCTAACTCTGTGCAGCCAAATCCTGCTCCACTTTCTGAGCCCTTACTTCGTCAAATACCTTTAAGCATTGACCGAAGTGGTTGGGATGGCCTACACTTAATTCATCAAGAAGGATTTCAGAGGAATGTGAGAGCACGCCAGCGCCACAGCCATAATATTTCATTAGAGCCCAGAACAGCTTCAACCTACCCACTAAACAGTGTTCATGTGCCATCATTTGGTTCAACTACAAGTGCTTCCTTAAGTATGTCAGTGGAAAGGAACCAAGCATCTGTTTCTGTGCCAACAAGAAATGTACCATCAG GTGCACCAGGTATCACTAGCAGGTCCCTGACAAGGAGGGCTTACTATCCTGTGGTTGGAAGTAGCAACTCAAGCGTTGATGTCGTTCCAACTATCTGTGGATCATCTGGCGCAGCAATATTTGCTAATGGTGGCTATGCTCTTAATGCTGATGCTGGAACTGTTTCTATCTACCCTAATCCAGCTCCTGCTACTTCATCTGGCTCTATAACCATGCCCATGCCCATGCTCCATCAGATGGTCATTCAGAGCCATCCACCTGCTACCTCTGCAGCAACCTCTACATCCATGTGGATCGCTCAACCATTACCTGCCAGAACTGCTGCGGCTTCTAGACATGCAAGACGCGTATCAGCAGGGCTTGCCAACAATGGAAGGTACAGAAGGGCTAGGAGCTCTTACTACAGCCTTCATCCACTGATGATGGTAGAGGCAGAG TTGGTCTTTTACGAATCAAGAGCAGCAGCCGCTGACCCCCACAGGGACATGAGACTGGACATCGACAACATGAGCTACGAG GACCTGTTGGCTTTGGGAGAATCTatgggcaatgtcaacacaggcTTGGCCGATGAGAAAATTTCGAAGTGCGTGAAAGAAGTGGTCTGCTGCAGTTCCGACCAGATGCAAACCGATCAAGATGACCAGGATGACGACGGAAGCTGCGTCATCTGCCTG GAGGGTTACAGAGACAAGGATATGCTGGGGATACTGAAATGCAGGCACGACTTCCACGCCGGCTGCATCAAGAAGTGGCTGCAGACGAAGAACTCGTGCCCGGTGTGCAAAGCCGCCGCCGCCTAG
- the LOC100277549 gene encoding putative RING zinc finger domain superfamily protein isoform X2, translating into MARNNEGHLQLPEMDHIQPKNTPHNEPLPLGQKLMLHHGSDAPLRIGHSSHENMRLRSNDLPPLSHTVQTQGYRVGNPGASHAPFVHCHAGSSSSHLPEPAVNYPHRSEEGFAPVGSHMDNRRAATKRKDPIVHPAGISATGYYVGSSSNTQLSNSVQPNPAPLSEPLLRQIPLSIDRSGWDGLHLIHQEGFQRNVRARQRHSHNISLEPRTASTYPLNSVHVPSFGSTTSASLSMSVERNQASVSVPTRNVPSGAPGITSRSLTRRAYYPVVGSSNSSVDVVPTICGSSGAAIFANGGYALNADAGTVSIYPNPAPATSSGSITMPMPMLHQMVIQSHPPATSAATSTSMWIAQPLPARTAAASRHARRVSAGLANNGRYRRARSSYYSLHPLMMVEAERFMMDQLVFYESRAAAADPHRDMRLDIDNMSYEDLLALGESMGNVNTGLADEKISKCVKEVVCCSSDQMQTDQDDQDDDGSCVICLEGYRDKDMLGILKCRHDFHAGCIKKWLQTKNSCPVCKAAAA; encoded by the exons ATGGCTAGAAATAATGAGGGTCATCTCCAGCTGCCAGAGATGGATCATATTCAACCCAAGAACACCCCGCACAATGAACCACTGCCTCTAG GCCAGAAGCTTATGCTGCATCATGGAAGTGATGCACCCCTTAGAATTGGTCATTCAAGTCATGAGAATATGAGACTTAGATCAAATGATCTTCCACCTTTAAGTCACACTGTGCAAACTCAAGGTTATAGAGTTGGGAACCCAGGAGCCTCGCATGCTCCTTTTGTTCATTGTCATGCTGGAAGTTCCAGTAGTCATTTACCAGAACCTGCTGTGAATTATCCACATAGGTCGGAGGAAGGCTTTGCTCCAGTGGGTTCCCATATGGACAACAGAAGGGCTGCAACGAAGCGAAAAGATCCTATTGTGCACCCTGCTGGGATCAGTGCTACTGGTTATTATGTTGGAAGTTCTTCCAATACTCAGCTATCTAACTCTGTGCAGCCAAATCCTGCTCCACTTTCTGAGCCCTTACTTCGTCAAATACCTTTAAGCATTGACCGAAGTGGTTGGGATGGCCTACACTTAATTCATCAAGAAGGATTTCAGAGGAATGTGAGAGCACGCCAGCGCCACAGCCATAATATTTCATTAGAGCCCAGAACAGCTTCAACCTACCCACTAAACAGTGTTCATGTGCCATCATTTGGTTCAACTACAAGTGCTTCCTTAAGTATGTCAGTGGAAAGGAACCAAGCATCTGTTTCTGTGCCAACAAGAAATGTACCATCAG GTGCACCAGGTATCACTAGCAGGTCCCTGACAAGGAGGGCTTACTATCCTGTGGTTGGAAGTAGCAACTCAAGCGTTGATGTCGTTCCAACTATCTGTGGATCATCTGGCGCAGCAATATTTGCTAATGGTGGCTATGCTCTTAATGCTGATGCTGGAACTGTTTCTATCTACCCTAATCCAGCTCCTGCTACTTCATCTGGCTCTATAACCATGCCCATGCCCATGCTCCATCAGATGGTCATTCAGAGCCATCCACCTGCTACCTCTGCAGCAACCTCTACATCCATGTGGATCGCTCAACCATTACCTGCCAGAACTGCTGCGGCTTCTAGACATGCAAGACGCGTATCAGCAGGGCTTGCCAACAATGGAAGGTACAGAAGGGCTAGGAGCTCTTACTACAGCCTTCATCCACTGATGATGGTAGAGGCAGAG CGGTTCATGATGGACCAGTTGGTCTTTTACGAATCAAGAGCAGCAGCCGCTGACCCCCACAGGGACATGAGACTGGACATCGACAACATGAGCTACGAG GACCTGTTGGCTTTGGGAGAATCTatgggcaatgtcaacacaggcTTGGCCGATGAGAAAATTTCGAAGTGCGTGAAAGAAGTGGTCTGCTGCAGTTCCGACCAGATGCAAACCGATCAAGATGACCAGGATGACGACGGAAGCTGCGTCATCTGCCTG GAGGGTTACAGAGACAAGGATATGCTGGGGATACTGAAATGCAGGCACGACTTCCACGCCGGCTGCATCAAGAAGTGGCTGCAGACGAAGAACTCGTGCCCGGTGTGCAAAGCCGCCGCCGCCTAG